The following proteins are co-located in the Saccharomycodes ludwigii strain NBRC 1722 chromosome V, whole genome shotgun sequence genome:
- the SPS1 gene encoding putative serine/threonine protein kinase SPS1 (similar to Saccharomyces cerevisiae YDR523C | SPS1 | SPorulation Specific): MSAIGMIKSCTNQLKSIGENNNPQNHISETKDAVIMGKVPVPAQLTTSPNYMHNPVDFSIFKNKTISTTKNRNQPLPSEIINEIIQNLIENNTDLCNIYRIKECVGKGNFGDVYRASLRTENCTATLNFNNGKTFNKAALTAKTHNYEPESYATQNSLNNTKEYTFESVNETAQKNITVIPKNVDVAIKIVDLEESEDEIELLAQEIYFLGSLKNKHIVSYFQTLLNDVKMWIVMEYCGGGSCADLLKYLPSNLTEEKVSCIIKQTLLGLEYLHAQKKIHRDIKAANILLAEDGTVKLGDFGVSGELMNTIKRRTFVGTPFWMAPEIITCNNRFIDQLEENGNGESGKDSTTDADDKNNLGYNEKADIWSLGITVIELLSKHPPFSEEDPLKILTLIPDREPPVLQDSASMKFSLYAKEFVSLCLRKDPRKRPSASQLLKHKFITKLNKKNNVSLVEEIEYVKKIKQNQAHRKEPKFNLNDKVYKTGKKKGLVTWKFDVDSLKRDRVFAGVSNINSPNDKNNDTAKMRSDSISPYRGEEENKTPRTHEESPASFNAKKYNLQKKGVSSTIPVQMDQEQQPQKKKQEVNYYKDIIECSFKRLNERARYQQTKKVVENLNSCFKSAEHEQPGLSEALIEEIMLCMENI, encoded by the coding sequence ATGTCCGCAATCGGGATGATAAAAAGTTGCACTAACCAACTAAAATCTATCGGTGAGAATAATAATCCACAAAACCATATAAGTGAAACTAAAGATGCCGTTATCATGGGTAAAGTACCAGTACCTGCCCAGTTAACAACAAGTCCTAATTATATGCACAATCCCGTAGATTTTTCCatattcaaaaacaaaaccatttcaactacaaaaaatagaaatcaACCACTCCCTTCGGAGATAATCAACgaaattattcaaaacttgattgaaaataatacagaCCTGTGTAATATTTATAGAATTAAAGAATGTGTCGGTAAAGGTAATTTTGGTGATGTTTATAGAGCTTCTTTAAGAACAGAAAATTGTACCGCAACTCTTAACTTTAATAATggaaaaacttttaataagGCAGCTTTAACAGCAAAAACTCACAATTATGAACCTGAAAGTTATGCGACACAAAATAGTTTAAACAATACTAAGGAGTACACTTTTGAATCAGTAAACGAGACGGCACAGAAAAACATAACTGTTATTCCAAAAAATGTTGATGTTGCAATTAAAATAGTTGATTTGGAAGAAAGCGAAGATGAAATCGAACTATTAGCTCAGgagatttattttctagGTAGCTTAAAAAATAAGCATATTGTGTCatattttcaaactttattaaatgatGTCAAAATGTGGATAGTAATGGAATATTGCGGGGGTGGTTCCTGTGCAGATTTGCTAAAATATCTACCTTCAAACTTAACAGAGGAAAAAGTTTCCTGTATTATTAAACAGACCCTATTAGGGTTGGAATATCTACATGcacagaaaaaaatacacaGAGACATTAAAGCTGccaatattttattggCTGAAGACGGAACAGTCAAATTAGGGGATTTCGGTGTAAGTGGTGAACTAATGAATACCATTAAAAGGAGAACTTTTGTTGGCACCCCTTTTTGGATGGCTCCAGAGATAATTACATGTAATAATAGATTTATAGATCAATTGGAGGAAAATGGTAATGGTGAAAGTGGTAAAGACAGTACCACTGATGctgatgataaaaataatcttgGTTACAATGAGAAAGCTGATATATGGTCATTGGGTATAACGGTAATTGAATTATTAAGCAAACACCCTCCATTTTCAGAGGAAGatccattaaaaatattaacttTAATTCCAGACCGCGAACCACCTGTCCTACAGGACTCTGCTAGCATGAAATTTTCTCTGTATGCCAAGGAATTTGTTTCATTATGTTTACGGAAAGATCCAAGAAAAAGACCCTCTGCTTCtcaattattaaaacataaGTTTAtcacaaaattaaataaaaaaaataatgtcaGTCTAGTAGAAGAAATTGAATacgttaaaaaaatcaaacaaaACCAGGCCCACAGAAAAGAGCccaaatttaatttaaacgATAAAGTTTACAAAAcaggtaaaaaaaagggactCGTTACTTGGAAGTTTGACGTTGATTCATTGAAAAGAGATCGTGTTTTTGCTGGTGTTAGTAACATCAATAGTCccaatgataaaaataatgacacTGCAAAAATGCGCAGTGATTCCATATCACCATATCGTggtgaagaagaaaataaaactcCTCGAACACATGAAGAATCACCAGCAAGCTTTAACGCTAAAAAGtataatttacaaaaaaagggtGTTTCTTCAACGATTCCAGTTCAAATGGATCAAGAACAGCAAccacaaaagaaaaaacaagaagtaaattattataaggATATTATCGAATGCAGCTTCAAAAGATTAAATGAAAGAGCACGTTACCAACAAACAAAGAAAGTCgttgaaaatttaaattcttGTTTCAAGTCTGCGGAACATGAACAACCTGGGCTAAGTGAAGCTTTGATTGAAGAAATTATGTTATGTatggaaaatatataa
- a CDS encoding uncharacterized protein (similar to Saccharomyces cerevisiae YCL048W | SPS22 | SPorulation Specific 2 too (2) (paralog of YDR522C | SPS2)) — MDALEHVDVLEWKVVPILSTVSFDTGLKKIKEIIISDTSLVDFDIFKNIEDLAVLNINNNRYMESIDSNAKTISRQLSISANARDLVVSFPQIEWANNITIRDVVSADLPTLEFVNNSAEFIDNFFTELKLPNVKSIGGTLGIIENYHLKNVDLEEVSDIFGGLMITNNSEIETINFLPNLQHIGGAIQFDGKFKDTNFPKLKLVKGSVFINTNSNNMNCNKWTAPENGLSIIRGGKIICISGRKQSTVRLSEDGQILNKDESDVAEETQIKENSGNMGILNNKISISWVIGFAIIAVLLTIPY; from the coding sequence ATGGACGCTTTGGAACATGTTGACGTTTTGGAATGGAAAGTTGTACCCATCTTAAGTACTGTAAGTTTTGACACTgggttaaaaaaaataaaagaaatcatTATCTCTGACACATCATTGGTTGATTTTGatatattcaaaaatattgaagaCTTGGCGGTTCTAAacattaataacaacagaTATATGGAAAGTATTGATTCAAATGCGAAAACTATTAGTCGGCAATTGAGTATTTCCGCAAACGCTAGAGATTTGGTTGTATCCTTCCCGCAAATAGAATGGGCCAACAATATTACAATAAGAGATGTTGTTAGTGCCGATTTGCCTACTTTGGAGTTTGTAAACAATTCTGCAGAATTTAtcgataatttttttaccgAGTTGAAATTGCCCAACGTAAAGTCTATTGGGGGAACATTGGGAATAATCGaaaattatcatttaaaaaatgttgaTTTGGAAGAAGTATCTGATATTTTTGGAGGGTTGATGATCACCAATAATAGTGAAATTGAAACAATTAATTTTCTACCAAACTTACAACATATTGGTGGTGCTATCCAATTTGATGGTAAATTTAAAGACACAAACTTTCCAAAATTGAAGTTAGTTAAGGGTAGCGTATTCATTAATACAAACTCTAACAACATGAATTGTAACAAATGGACAGCACCAGAAAACGGCTTATCTATCATAAGGGGTggtaaaattatttgtatttctGGTAGAAAACAAAGTACAGTAAGGTTGAGCGAAGATGGTCAAATTCTAAACAAAGATGAAAGTGACGTTGCTGAAGAAACacaaattaaagaaaatagtgGGAATATGGGtattttaaacaataaaattagTATTTCATGGGTTATAGGATTTGCCATTATTGCAGTATTGTTAACAATTCCATATTAA